In Deinococcus maricopensis DSM 21211, one genomic interval encodes:
- a CDS encoding MBL fold metallo-hydrolase, with translation MPAPQPLSAHVYALPIAAQLMGAPSLIHPALILDDTHGATLVDAGLPGSEGALQDALTALGLTWADVRRVIVTHHDLDHIGALPAVLAASGADVLALADEVPYVQGERPGQKQPTPEMLASMPPEQAERLRAVFANPPRATVTRALHDGEHLDLAGGIRVVATPGHTTGHLSLFVEADGVLITGDALTSDQGQLRGPLPRATPDLPEAARSVRKLAGLPARTILTYHGGAVHEDAPTQLTRVADELGA, from the coding sequence ATGCCCGCCCCCCAACCCCTCAGTGCCCACGTGTACGCCCTGCCGATCGCCGCTCAGCTCATGGGCGCCCCCAGCCTGATCCACCCCGCCCTGATCCTCGACGACACGCACGGCGCCACCCTCGTCGACGCCGGGCTGCCCGGCAGCGAGGGGGCCCTGCAGGACGCCCTCACCGCCCTCGGGCTCACCTGGGCGGACGTCCGCCGCGTGATCGTCACGCACCATGACCTCGACCATATCGGCGCGCTCCCCGCCGTCCTGGCCGCCAGCGGCGCCGACGTTCTCGCACTGGCCGACGAGGTGCCGTACGTGCAGGGCGAACGCCCCGGTCAGAAGCAACCCACCCCCGAAATGCTCGCCAGCATGCCGCCCGAGCAGGCCGAGCGCCTGCGCGCCGTGTTCGCCAACCCGCCGCGCGCGACCGTCACGCGCGCCCTGCACGACGGCGAACACCTCGACCTCGCCGGCGGCATTCGCGTCGTCGCCACGCCCGGCCACACCACCGGGCACCTCAGCCTGTTCGTTGAAGCGGACGGCGTCCTGATCACCGGCGACGCGCTCACCAGCGACCAGGGACAGCTGCGCGGACCCCTGCCGCGCGCCACGCCCGACCTGCCCGAAGCGGCCCGCAGCGTCCGCAAACTCGCCGGGCTGCCCGCGCGCACCATCCTCACGTACCACGGCGGCGCCGTCCACGAAGACGCCCCCACGCAACTCACGCGCGTGGCCGACGAACTCGGCGCCTGA
- a CDS encoding MgtC/SapB family protein, giving the protein MADPLQDLLLLVRLLVAGALSALIGWERETKNMPAGLRTHLLVGMSAALFVVLGETLITRYANDAHNVRFDVIGVLGAVVSGVSFLGAGAIFSARGSTHGLTTAASLLATAAIGATCGLTHYVLAGATTLLFLLTLNVLATLKTRLLGQADPRNPR; this is encoded by the coding sequence ATGGCCGACCCGCTCCAGGACCTCCTGCTCCTCGTGCGCCTCCTCGTCGCCGGCGCCCTCAGCGCCCTGATCGGCTGGGAACGCGAAACCAAGAACATGCCCGCCGGCCTGCGCACCCACCTGCTCGTCGGCATGAGCGCCGCCCTGTTCGTCGTCCTCGGCGAAACCCTGATCACCCGCTACGCCAACGACGCCCACAACGTCCGCTTCGACGTCATCGGCGTCCTCGGCGCCGTCGTCAGCGGCGTCAGCTTCCTCGGCGCCGGCGCCATCTTTTCCGCGCGCGGCAGCACCCACGGCCTCACCACCGCCGCCAGCCTCCTCGCCACCGCCGCCATCGGCGCCACCTGCGGCCTCACCCACTACGTCCTCGCCGGCGCCACCACCCTGCTGTTCCTGCTCACCCTGAACGTCCTCGCGACGCTCAAGACGCGCCTGCTGGGCCAGGCCGACCCCCGCAACCCCCGCTGA
- a CDS encoding S8 family peptidase, with translation MRNLWMPLALALSLAACSTTTQTPNASNAPLTTTTRTDTTGVRVVPGQVIVKLRDGVSPQALGTLGGMHLQALRTLSGGEILAQFADTALSAQSVSAQATALTIARIDTLRANASSATEYVQPNYLYSAQRTPNDQYYPYQWHYGRMNLPAAWDVTTGSGSPVVAVIDTGKTAHPDLSGRFVGGYDFISDTFMAKDGNGRDSDATDPGDATAAGACGTDANGQPVPPSAQGSSFHGTHVAGTIGANTNNTTGVAGVNWNARILPVRVLGRCGGSTADIVDSIRWAAGITVSGAPTNAYPAKVINMSLGGDLGAGKTCASADPAEQAAINDAVARGTSVVVAAGNSNDNASHYSPASCNNTITVAATDYRNYRAPYSNYGSYVDVAAPGGDTSVDRNGDGYVDGVLSTLKDDTGAYTYSFYQGTSMATPHVAGLVSLMYAVKPTITPAQVLTTLKNSSTALSSTACSVGCGAGLIDAYKAVNNAKALP, from the coding sequence ATGCGCAACCTCTGGATGCCCCTCGCCCTCGCCCTCAGCCTCGCCGCCTGCAGCACCACCACGCAGACCCCCAACGCCAGCAACGCCCCCCTCACCACCACCACCCGCACCGACACCACCGGCGTCCGCGTCGTCCCCGGCCAGGTCATCGTCAAACTCCGCGACGGCGTCAGCCCCCAGGCCCTCGGCACCCTCGGCGGCATGCACCTCCAGGCCCTGCGCACCCTCAGCGGCGGCGAAATCCTCGCCCAGTTCGCCGACACCGCCCTGAGCGCCCAAAGCGTCAGCGCCCAGGCCACCGCCCTCACCATCGCCCGCATCGACACCCTGCGCGCCAACGCCAGCAGCGCCACCGAATACGTCCAACCCAACTACCTCTACAGCGCCCAGCGCACCCCGAACGACCAGTACTACCCCTACCAGTGGCACTACGGCCGCATGAACCTCCCCGCCGCCTGGGACGTCACCACCGGCAGCGGCAGCCCCGTCGTCGCCGTCATCGACACCGGCAAAACCGCCCACCCCGACCTCAGCGGACGCTTCGTCGGCGGCTACGACTTCATCAGCGACACCTTCATGGCCAAAGACGGCAACGGGCGCGACAGCGACGCCACTGACCCCGGCGATGCCACCGCCGCCGGCGCCTGCGGCACCGACGCCAACGGCCAACCCGTCCCGCCCAGCGCCCAGGGCAGCAGCTTCCACGGCACCCACGTCGCCGGCACCATCGGCGCCAACACCAACAACACCACCGGCGTCGCCGGCGTCAACTGGAACGCCCGCATCCTCCCCGTGCGTGTCCTCGGCCGCTGCGGCGGCAGCACCGCCGACATCGTCGACAGCATCCGCTGGGCCGCCGGCATCACCGTCAGCGGCGCCCCCACCAACGCCTACCCCGCCAAAGTCATCAACATGAGCCTCGGCGGTGACCTCGGCGCCGGCAAAACCTGCGCCAGCGCCGACCCCGCCGAACAGGCCGCCATCAACGACGCCGTCGCCCGCGGCACCAGCGTCGTCGTCGCCGCCGGCAACAGCAACGACAACGCCAGCCACTACAGCCCCGCATCCTGCAACAACACCATCACCGTCGCCGCCACCGACTACCGCAACTACCGCGCACCGTACAGCAACTACGGCAGCTACGTCGACGTCGCCGCGCCCGGCGGCGACACCAGCGTCGACCGCAACGGCGACGGCTACGTCGACGGCGTCCTCAGCACCCTCAAGGACGACACCGGCGCGTACACCTACAGCTTCTACCAGGGCACCAGCATGGCCACCCCACACGTCGCCGGCCTCGTCAGCCTGATGTACGCCGTGAAACCCACCATCACGCCCGCGCAGGTGCTCACCACCCTCAAGAACAGCAGCACCGCCCTGAGCAGCACCGCCTGCTCCGTCGGCTGCGGCGCCGGCCTCATCGACGCGTACAAAGCCGTCAACAACGCCAAAGCCCTCCCCTGA
- the glpX gene encoding class II fructose-bisphosphatase: MTVKGQVKNVKDSGLERALVLEIARVTEAAALAASKWVGKGDKIEVDRAGTEAMRNVLNELNIRGRVVIGEGEMDEAPMLYIGEKLGSGQGGLPVDIAVDPVEGTTVTARGLPNGVAVIAISEESGLVHAPDMYMDKLVVPPPAAGKVNLDWPMEANLHAIATSLDRDVEDLMVVILDRERHADLIRRVRGAGARVKLIGDGDVIASLAVAVRGTGVHALMGWGGAPEGVLTAAAMKCLGGEIQGRFIPEDDAQRERMIGMGVDPNRIYKTEDLAPGHQLVFAATGITDGDLLHGVRPFGGGARTHSIVMGHATRVVRFMDSIHLEDDGARVTVRV, translated from the coding sequence ATGACCGTCAAAGGGCAAGTGAAGAACGTGAAGGACAGCGGCCTGGAGCGCGCACTGGTGCTGGAGATCGCGCGCGTCACCGAGGCGGCGGCGCTCGCCGCGAGCAAATGGGTCGGCAAGGGCGACAAGATCGAAGTGGACCGCGCGGGCACCGAGGCGATGCGCAACGTCCTGAACGAGCTGAACATCCGCGGGCGCGTCGTGATCGGCGAGGGCGAGATGGACGAGGCGCCGATGCTGTATATCGGCGAGAAGCTCGGCAGCGGCCAGGGCGGCTTGCCGGTGGACATCGCCGTGGACCCGGTGGAGGGCACGACCGTCACGGCGCGCGGCCTGCCGAACGGCGTGGCGGTCATTGCGATCAGTGAGGAGAGCGGCCTCGTGCACGCGCCGGACATGTACATGGACAAGCTGGTGGTGCCGCCGCCTGCCGCCGGGAAGGTGAACCTCGACTGGCCGATGGAGGCGAATCTGCACGCGATCGCGACCAGTCTGGACCGCGACGTGGAGGACCTGATGGTGGTCATCCTGGACCGCGAGCGGCACGCGGACCTGATTCGCCGGGTGCGGGGCGCGGGCGCGCGCGTGAAGCTGATCGGGGACGGCGACGTGATCGCGTCGCTGGCGGTGGCGGTGCGCGGTACGGGCGTGCACGCGCTGATGGGCTGGGGTGGCGCGCCGGAAGGCGTGCTGACGGCGGCGGCCATGAAGTGCCTGGGCGGTGAGATTCAGGGCCGGTTCATTCCGGAGGACGACGCGCAGCGGGAGCGGATGATCGGCATGGGCGTGGACCCGAACCGCATCTACAAAACCGAGGATCTGGCGCCGGGGCATCAGCTGGTGTTCGCGGCGACGGGCATCACGGACGGGGACCTCCTGCACGGCGTTCGCCCGTTCGGCGGTGGGGCGCGCACGCACAGCATCGTGATGGGCCACGCGACGCGGGTGGTGCGCTTCATGGACAGCATCCACCTGGAGGACGACGGCGCGCGCGTGACGGTGCGCGTGTAA
- the arsB gene encoding arsenical efflux pump membrane protein ArsB, whose product MVFLGTVAFVIWQPGRVTPAVAATVGAVLALVLGVVPVQDVLTVWNATWNATLTLVGLILVSLLLDEAGFFRWLALHVARWGGGRGARLFVLLILFSAVVTALYANDGGVLILTPIVLELARALRLERAATVAFALAVGFVVDVSSLPLTVSNLVNIVVADAFGIGFAPYARVMLPVNVATVAATLLALWWLYARVVPRRYDVQALPLPASALRSRGTARLGAALLPVLLVGYFLAEPLHVPLCVVTLSAAGALWVAAGRSRALSSRAVVRSAPWDVVVFSLGMYLVVYGLREAHFTALFSRWVEWGAAHGTGALVFGVGGAVAVLSAFMNNLPAVLFGVLGIQGAHVPEAARSLAAFAAVVGADVGPKLTPVGSLATLLWLHVLARRDVRVSWAEYFRVGLVLTPPVLLVALRALAWGHA is encoded by the coding sequence ATGGTGTTTCTGGGAACGGTGGCGTTCGTGATCTGGCAGCCGGGTCGGGTGACGCCGGCGGTGGCGGCGACGGTGGGGGCGGTGCTGGCACTGGTGCTGGGGGTGGTGCCCGTGCAGGACGTGCTGACGGTGTGGAACGCCACGTGGAACGCGACGTTGACGCTGGTGGGGTTGATTCTGGTGAGCCTGCTGCTGGATGAGGCGGGGTTCTTCCGGTGGCTGGCGCTGCACGTGGCCCGTTGGGGTGGGGGGCGCGGGGCGCGGCTGTTCGTGCTGCTGATCCTGTTCAGCGCGGTCGTGACGGCGCTGTACGCGAATGACGGTGGCGTGCTGATTCTCACGCCGATTGTGCTGGAGCTGGCGCGGGCGTTGCGGCTGGAGCGCGCGGCGACGGTGGCGTTCGCGCTGGCGGTGGGGTTCGTGGTGGATGTGAGCAGCCTGCCGCTGACGGTGTCGAACCTCGTGAACATCGTCGTGGCGGACGCGTTCGGGATCGGGTTCGCGCCGTACGCGCGCGTGATGCTGCCGGTGAACGTCGCGACGGTCGCGGCGACGCTGCTGGCGTTGTGGTGGTTGTACGCGCGGGTGGTGCCGCGCCGGTACGACGTGCAGGCCCTGCCGCTCCCCGCGTCGGCGCTGCGCTCAAGGGGGACGGCGAGGCTGGGGGCGGCGCTGCTGCCGGTGCTGCTGGTGGGGTATTTCCTCGCGGAGCCGCTGCACGTGCCACTGTGCGTGGTGACGTTGAGCGCGGCGGGGGCGTTGTGGGTGGCGGCGGGGCGGTCGCGGGCGTTGTCGTCGCGGGCGGTGGTGCGCTCCGCGCCGTGGGACGTGGTGGTGTTCTCGCTGGGGATGTACCTGGTGGTGTATGGGCTGCGGGAGGCGCACTTCACGGCGTTGTTCTCGCGGTGGGTGGAGTGGGGGGCGGCGCACGGGACGGGGGCGCTGGTGTTCGGGGTGGGTGGCGCGGTGGCGGTGTTGTCGGCGTTCATGAACAACCTGCCGGCGGTGTTGTTCGGGGTGCTGGGCATTCAGGGGGCGCATGTGCCGGAGGCGGCGCGGTCGTTGGCGGCGTTCGCGGCGGTGGTGGGGGCGGACGTCGGGCCGAAGCTCACGCCGGTGGGGAGCCTGGCGACGCTGTTGTGGTTGCATGTGCTGGCGCGGCGGGACGTGCGGGTGTCGTGGGCGGAGTACTTCCGGGTGGGGTTGGTGCTGACGCCGCCGGTGCTGCTGGTGGCGCTCAGGGCGCTGGCGTGGGGGCACGCTTGA
- the clpB gene encoding ATP-dependent chaperone ClpB, which produces MNPEHLTEAAVQAIAQAQQDALGRGHQTLTPTHVLLATLDADSPAARAVTLAGGDLKAARSALEADLAKLPRVQGGGDQIYGDGALGRAFGRAEALAREFGDSFTAVDVLMLALREQIHSAALPNADALRAAIQQQRKGKTVTSKTAEQQFEALEKYGLDLTARAAEGKLDPVIGRDEEIRRTMQILLRRSKNNPVLIGEPGVGKTAVAEGLAQRIVKGDVPEGLKGKRIVSLQMGSLLAGAKYRGEFEERLKGVIQEVTDSAGEVILFIDEIHTIVGAGKAEGAVDAGNMLKPALARGELHLIGATTLNEYREIEKDAALERRFQPVFVEEPSVEDTISILRGIKERYQVHHNVEITDPALVAAATLSHRYISDRQLPDKAIDLIDESAARLRMALESSPERIDALERRKLQLEIEREALKREKDQDSQNRLLDLEDQLRTLTDELGSIRARWEAERAEVQALREKREQLDQVRTDIEKAKRDYDLGRAAQLEYGTLPQLEREVQDLERKMKDAEFAHMEVTEEDIASVVSRWTGIPVNRLMEGEREKLLRLEEELHERVIGQDRAIVSVSDAIRRARAGLNDPNRPLGSFMFLGPTGVGKTELAKALAEFLFDSSDAMVRLDMSEYMEKHTVARLIGAPPGYVGYEEGGQLTEAVRRRPYSVILLDEVEKAHPDVFNVLLQVLDDGRLTDGQGRTVDFRNTLVIMTSNIGSPLILEAQARGEDPDAIRDAVMGALQGNFRPEFLNRIDDIIVFDALTNADIHRIVDIQMRGLVKRLAERRITVHLTDTAKDHLARVGYDPNFGARPLKRAIAREVETPLAREILSGRVADGSSLTVDYLDGRIHFDSAPLN; this is translated from the coding sequence ATGAACCCTGAACACCTCACCGAAGCCGCCGTCCAGGCCATCGCCCAGGCGCAACAAGACGCTCTCGGGCGCGGCCATCAGACGCTCACCCCCACCCACGTCCTGCTCGCCACGCTCGACGCCGACAGCCCCGCCGCGCGCGCCGTCACCCTCGCCGGCGGCGACCTCAAGGCCGCCCGCAGCGCCCTCGAAGCGGACCTCGCCAAACTCCCCCGCGTTCAGGGTGGCGGCGACCAGATCTACGGCGACGGCGCCCTCGGCCGCGCCTTTGGCCGCGCCGAAGCCCTCGCCCGCGAATTCGGCGACAGCTTCACCGCCGTCGACGTCCTCATGCTCGCCCTGCGCGAACAGATCCACAGCGCCGCACTCCCCAACGCCGACGCCCTGCGCGCCGCCATCCAACAACAACGCAAAGGAAAAACCGTGACCAGCAAAACCGCTGAACAACAATTCGAGGCGCTCGAAAAGTACGGCCTCGACCTCACCGCCCGCGCCGCCGAAGGTAAACTCGACCCGGTCATCGGCCGCGACGAGGAAATCCGCCGCACCATGCAGATCCTCCTGCGCCGCAGCAAAAACAACCCCGTCCTGATCGGCGAACCCGGCGTCGGCAAAACCGCCGTCGCCGAAGGCCTCGCGCAGCGCATCGTCAAAGGCGACGTCCCGGAAGGCCTCAAAGGCAAACGCATCGTCAGCCTCCAGATGGGCAGCCTCCTCGCCGGCGCCAAGTACCGCGGCGAATTCGAGGAACGCCTCAAAGGCGTCATTCAGGAAGTCACCGACAGCGCCGGCGAAGTCATCCTGTTCATCGACGAGATCCACACCATCGTCGGCGCCGGCAAAGCCGAAGGCGCCGTCGACGCCGGCAACATGCTCAAACCCGCCCTCGCACGCGGCGAACTGCACCTGATCGGCGCCACTACCCTCAACGAATACCGCGAAATCGAAAAGGACGCCGCCCTTGAGCGCCGCTTCCAACCCGTCTTCGTCGAGGAACCCAGCGTCGAGGACACCATCAGCATCCTGCGCGGCATCAAGGAACGCTACCAGGTGCACCACAACGTCGAAATCACCGACCCGGCCCTGGTCGCCGCCGCGACTCTCAGCCACCGCTACATCAGCGACCGCCAGCTGCCCGACAAGGCCATCGACCTGATCGACGAAAGCGCCGCGCGCCTCCGCATGGCCCTCGAAAGCAGCCCCGAGCGCATTGACGCGCTCGAACGCCGCAAACTCCAGCTGGAAATCGAACGCGAAGCCCTCAAACGCGAAAAAGACCAGGACAGCCAGAACCGCCTGCTCGACCTCGAGGATCAGCTGCGCACCCTCACCGACGAACTCGGCAGCATTCGCGCCCGCTGGGAAGCCGAACGCGCCGAAGTGCAGGCTCTGCGCGAGAAACGCGAACAGCTCGACCAGGTCCGCACCGACATCGAAAAAGCCAAACGCGACTACGACCTCGGCCGCGCCGCGCAACTCGAGTACGGCACCCTCCCGCAACTCGAACGGGAAGTGCAGGACCTCGAACGCAAAATGAAAGACGCCGAGTTCGCGCACATGGAAGTCACCGAAGAGGACATCGCCTCCGTCGTGAGCCGCTGGACCGGCATTCCCGTGAACCGCCTCATGGAAGGCGAACGCGAGAAGCTCCTGCGCCTCGAAGAGGAACTGCACGAACGCGTCATCGGGCAGGACCGCGCCATCGTCAGCGTCAGCGACGCCATCCGCCGCGCCCGCGCCGGCCTGAACGACCCGAACCGCCCGCTCGGCAGCTTCATGTTCCTCGGCCCCACCGGCGTCGGCAAAACCGAGCTCGCCAAAGCCCTCGCGGAATTCCTGTTCGACTCCTCGGACGCCATGGTGCGCCTCGACATGAGCGAGTACATGGAGAAACACACCGTCGCCCGCCTGATCGGCGCCCCTCCCGGCTACGTCGGCTACGAAGAAGGCGGTCAGCTCACCGAGGCCGTACGCCGCCGCCCGTACAGCGTCATCCTGCTCGACGAAGTCGAGAAGGCCCACCCGGACGTCTTCAACGTCCTGCTGCAGGTCCTCGACGACGGCCGCCTCACGGACGGCCAGGGCCGCACCGTGGACTTCCGCAACACGCTCGTCATCATGACCAGCAACATCGGCTCCCCGCTCATCCTCGAAGCGCAGGCGCGCGGCGAAGACCCCGACGCCATCCGCGACGCCGTCATGGGCGCCCTGCAGGGGAACTTCCGCCCGGAATTCCTGAACCGCATCGACGACATCATCGTCTTCGATGCACTCACCAACGCCGACATCCACCGCATCGTGGACATCCAGATGCGCGGCCTGGTCAAACGCCTCGCGGAACGCCGCATCACCGTGCACCTCACGGACACCGCCAAGGACCACCTCGCGCGCGTCGGGTACGACCCGAACTTCGGCGCGCGCCCCCTCAAGCGCGCCATCGCCCGCGAAGTGGAAACGCCGCTCGCCCGCGAGATCCTGTCCGGCCGCGTCGCGGACGGCAGCAGCCTCACGGTTGACTATCTCGACGGCCGCATCCACTTCGACAGCGCCCCCCTCAACTGA